The following are encoded together in the Lactuca sativa cultivar Salinas chromosome 1, Lsat_Salinas_v11, whole genome shotgun sequence genome:
- the LOC111885264 gene encoding uncharacterized protein LOC111885264, with amino-acid sequence MSPLVSISGGGPFPILLSTKSTSHFRRFSTSFASLVPPQSPPPPPQPKSKSIPSSPKTPTVVDPSSKLSDNSFNYTIANPNGSNPVLQSVRSTESNIERVIFDFRFLALLAVAGSLAGSLLCFLDGCVYVADAYKIYWTSCLKGSLSGKMVMRLVEAIDVYLAGTVMLIFAVGLYGLFISNAPDSIAPEDDRAIKGSSLFGMFALRERPKWMKISSLDELKTKVGHVIVMILLVKMFEKSKMVTISTGLDLLSYSVCIFLSSASLYILHNLHKDEHK; translated from the exons ATGTCGCCGCTGGTATCCATTTCCGGTGGAGGTCCATTTCCGATACTTCTTTCCACCAAATCCACTTCCCATTTCCGACGTTTTTCCACTTCATTTGCTTCTCTGGTCCCACCACAATCTCCACCACCTCCGCCACaaccaaagtcaaagtcaatcccGTCTTCCCCAAAAACGCCTACTGTCGTCGATCCGTCTTCCAAACTGTCAGATAACAGCTTCAATTACACGATTGCAAACCCTAACGGAAGTAATCCGGTTTTGCAGTCCGTGAGATCTACCGAGTCTAACATTGAAAGG GTGATATTTGACTTCCGGTTTTTGGCACTTCTGGCTGTTGCAGGTTCATTAGCTGGCTCCTTGCTATGCTTTCTTGAT GGCTGTGTTTATGTTGCTGATGCATATAAAATCTACTGGACAAGCTGCTTGAAAGGATCTCTTTCAGGAAAAATGGTGATGCGTTTGGTTGAAGCAATAG ATGTTTATCTTGCTGGGACAGTTATGCTGATATTTGCAGTGGGTTTGTACGGATTATTCATTAGTAATGCACCAGATAGTATAGCACCAGAAGATGATCGTGCTATAAAGGGTTCTTCCCTATTTGGGATGTTTGCTTTGAGA GAGCGACCTAAATGGATGAAGATAAGTTCGCTTGATGAATTGAAGACAAAAGTTGGTCATGTAATTGTTATGATTCTTCTAGTAAAGATGTTTGAGAAGAGCAAAATGGTGACAATTTCGACTGGTTTGGACTTGTTAAGCTACTCCGTTTGTATATTCCTGTCATCTGCTTCTTTGTATATTCTTCACAATCTTCACAAAGATGAACATAAATAA